In Brienomyrus brachyistius isolate T26 unplaced genomic scaffold, BBRACH_0.4 scaffold68, whole genome shotgun sequence, a genomic segment contains:
- the si:dkey-19e4.5 gene encoding UBA_like_SF and PTH2 domain-containing protein, whose translation MEPSEQAVPDSGSQEVNPVYLQQLRELDIPEEAAKQALLHTRNVSAEEAAMYYFNKLENEEEGDEDLMFKMVFIVNMDLSLGVGKVAVQVGHAAVGLYQALQEKNSWREMAWKWDHAGARKVVVQGTNMAHLLELQALAMSLNLPTYLVQDATRTQVEPGSCTVLAIMGEEEMVNNVIGSLKPL comes from the exons ATGGAACCATCGGAGCAGGCTGTTCCAGACTCAGGTTCCCAGGAGGTGAATCCTGTTTACCTTCAGCAGCTAAGGGAACTAGACATTCCAGAGGAAGCTGCAAAGCAG GCACTTCTACACACCCGGAACGTTTCTGCTGAGGAGGCAGCCATGTACTACTTCAACAAACTGGAAAATGAG GAGGAAGGTGACGAGGATTTGATGTTTAAGATGGTGTTCATTGTGAACATGGACCTGTCTTTGGGGGTGGGGAAG GTGGCTGTGCAGGTCGGGCACGCAGCGGTGGGCCTGTACCAGGCACTACAGGAGAAGAACAGCTGGAGAGAAATGGCCTGGAAGTGGGACCATGCTGG GGCGAGGAAGGTCGTGGTGCAGGGCACCAACATGGCACACCTGCTAGAGCTTCAGGCTTTGGCCATGAGCCTTAACCTACCGACTTACTTGGTCCAGGATGCCACCCGCACCCAG GTGGAACCTGGCTCCTGCACTGTTCTGGCCATCATGGGAGAGGAGGAAATGGTCAACAACGTGATCGGGAGCCTGAAGCCGCTGTGA